The following are encoded together in the Dickeya lacustris genome:
- a CDS encoding helix-turn-helix transcriptional regulator — MSISFSNVDFINSTIQSYLNRKLKRYGELKYAYLIMNKKKPTDVVIISNYPPEWVEIYRDNNYQHIDPVILTAINKISPFSWDDELMISSKLKFSKIFNLSREYDIVSGYTFVLHDPGNNLATLSFMIEENRSQEMEDVIHNNKDKLQMLLISAHEKITSLYREMSRNKHHQKTEEADIFSVRENEILYWASMGKTYQEIALILGITTSTVKFHIGNVVKKLGVLNAKHAIRLGVEMNLIKPVEPTKAKS, encoded by the coding sequence ATGTCTATATCATTCTCTAACGTTGACTTCATCAATAGCACAATACAGAGCTATCTTAACAGAAAGTTAAAGCGCTATGGCGAGCTTAAGTACGCCTATCTGATCATGAATAAGAAGAAACCTACCGATGTGGTCATTATCTCTAATTATCCGCCGGAGTGGGTCGAAATATATCGGGACAATAACTATCAGCATATTGATCCTGTCATTTTGACGGCTATCAATAAAATCTCGCCATTCTCCTGGGATGATGAGCTGATGATCAGTTCAAAACTGAAATTCTCGAAAATATTTAACCTTTCGAGAGAATATGACATCGTTAGTGGTTATACCTTTGTCTTGCACGATCCAGGCAATAATCTGGCCACATTATCTTTTATGATTGAAGAAAACCGTAGTCAGGAAATGGAAGACGTCATTCATAATAATAAAGATAAGCTGCAAATGTTGCTGATTTCCGCCCATGAAAAAATCACTTCGCTGTATAGAGAGATGAGTCGTAATAAACATCATCAAAAAACAGAGGAAGCGGATATTTTCTCTGTGCGGGAAAATGAAATTTTATATTGGGCCAGCATGGGAAAAACGTATCAGGAAATTGCGCTTATTCTTGGCATTACCACCAGTACGGTAAAATTTCATATTGGTAATGTCGTTAAAAAGCTGGGTGTGTTAAATGCCAAGCATGCAATCAGGCTTGGCGTTGAGATGAATCTTATCAAGCCAGTGGAACCAACAAAGGCAAAGTCGTAA
- a CDS encoding acyl-homoserine-lactone synthase codes for MLEIFDVSFSLMSNNKLDEVFTLRKETFKDRLDWQVNCIDGMEFDEYDNENTTYLLGVKEGKVVCSVRFIEMKYPNMITGTFYSYFNTLSLPEGNYIESSRFFVDRDRVRHLIGTRNPACLTLFLAMINYARKYHYDGILTIVSHPMLTLLKRSGWQISIIEQGLSEKQERIYLLLLPADDESRLALIERITQMTAVETERLTTLPLLVPLA; via the coding sequence ATGTTAGAAATATTTGATGTGAGTTTTAGTTTAATGTCAAATAACAAGCTAGACGAAGTGTTTACGCTACGTAAAGAGACATTTAAAGATAGGCTAGACTGGCAGGTAAACTGTATTGATGGCATGGAATTTGACGAATATGATAATGAGAATACGACCTATCTTTTAGGCGTTAAAGAGGGAAAAGTCGTTTGCAGTGTCAGGTTTATCGAAATGAAATACCCAAACATGATTACCGGCACGTTTTATTCTTACTTCAACACACTCTCTCTTCCTGAAGGGAACTATATTGAATCCAGCCGCTTTTTTGTTGACCGCGATCGGGTAAGACATCTTATCGGCACACGTAACCCAGCCTGCCTCACGCTCTTTCTTGCCATGATCAATTACGCCAGAAAATATCACTACGACGGTATACTGACGATTGTCAGTCATCCAATGCTCACGTTATTAAAACGATCAGGCTGGCAAATTTCGATAATAGAGCAAGGATTATCCGAAAAGCAGGAGCGCATTTACCTGCTACTGCTGCCCGCCGACGATGAAAGCCGCCTTGCGCTGATTGAGCGCATTACACAAATGACGGCTGTCGAAACCGAGCGGCTTACGACTTTGCCTTTGTTGGTTCCACTGGCTTGA
- a CDS encoding class I SAM-dependent methyltransferase, with protein MQKKSVMFRMYWQAVVLAASLLSASILTSPAVAAQTDQTAALPAGTIDQIRFGDSVSEKNHGFADASSQTLTGGLAEPARQLLPLSPAGMYGGSLTFTMKVDPQLRNYVSVKLWGDDDVNSAIGRLYLYVVKEGVEYQVGYRHEGDYMPLNVAHWHKPLPGRFFYSTTLLPYTMTKGRSTITLKIVSTGRLYPFGAGGPDAASPYQYAMNTPSRGVYRAYTHVDPFLDVSAEPQGREPSVVARTSPGEEILGVNGSFRNAMNNRITSLLASAPTTANLSGNDLRYLARAYSVAGLKGEQNPAVISQVVAGLDAYATQYYADNATVKGWGGSFGVQGQAIYYLRDVLTPAILDASVSYGSGGTKTRRTAWADMLFASREFGRLQDRRTLTNQSMIASNSIYFANKGLLVLNDRRAFAEKTAQRYIREAVGLLPWTGNDLPDGGGRAPYGSAYYQVTDKGQTREWGYVGAGYGELQSYLAEYVRVTGSDDFRQQMVKMAKARAPFRRPAIDVVNGNNYRAMEAIGLLAWRGAHESDGNFAGYIAYVDSLNTNERAKGLRVAAASNDATLIGYAKQMLEDGQFFASLSGAESAFEALDVFADYQTIKTASDSGARLPMTDGQPDFAWVDEDNAIVALKKGDERLWLSAYWQAKAGTGINALARFHFSTPGYDQYGVLETTPLFRATTSYTRANMIDKPEQNQYVPPNAPNNAYAGEILPLGATPSDASVSDPFRGKADFYALRFGHYLMGLNVSSRNSYPLKTPVGFNAAQDLVSQRTQSGTITVAPRSSVVLYLESTRDAAPVPATPLYLKAQTSAGVTTLSWSAASGATRYAVQRSGSEAGNYQTIATVTTNTYSDNVTAPSGGYYYRVVAVNDKGESYPSMWSHP; from the coding sequence ATGCAAAAAAAGAGCGTGATGTTCCGTATGTACTGGCAAGCGGTCGTGCTGGCCGCATCACTGTTATCGGCCTCGATACTCACCAGCCCGGCGGTGGCGGCACAAACCGACCAGACCGCCGCGTTGCCTGCCGGGACGATTGACCAGATACGCTTTGGTGATAGCGTATCAGAGAAAAATCACGGTTTTGCTGATGCCAGCAGCCAGACACTGACTGGGGGATTGGCAGAGCCTGCGCGCCAGTTACTGCCTCTGAGCCCGGCCGGAATGTATGGCGGTAGTTTGACGTTTACCATGAAGGTAGACCCCCAGTTGCGCAACTATGTGTCTGTCAAACTGTGGGGTGATGATGATGTTAATTCCGCTATCGGTCGGCTTTACCTGTATGTGGTCAAGGAGGGGGTGGAGTATCAGGTGGGCTACCGACATGAGGGTGACTACATGCCACTGAATGTGGCTCACTGGCATAAACCCTTGCCGGGCCGCTTCTTTTACTCCACCACGCTGCTGCCTTATACGATGACCAAAGGCCGCAGTACGATAACCCTGAAAATCGTTTCTACCGGTCGGCTCTATCCGTTCGGAGCCGGAGGGCCTGATGCTGCCAGCCCCTATCAGTACGCCATGAATACGCCCAGTCGCGGGGTTTACCGTGCTTATACACACGTTGATCCCTTTCTGGATGTCTCGGCAGAACCTCAGGGCCGTGAACCTTCCGTTGTGGCACGCACTTCACCGGGGGAGGAGATTTTAGGTGTTAACGGTTCATTTCGTAACGCCATGAATAATCGCATTACCAGCCTGCTTGCCAGCGCGCCGACAACGGCCAATCTTTCAGGGAATGACCTGCGCTATCTTGCCCGTGCCTATTCGGTGGCCGGGCTGAAAGGTGAACAGAATCCGGCGGTGATAAGCCAGGTTGTTGCCGGGCTGGATGCTTACGCAACGCAATACTATGCTGACAACGCCACGGTAAAAGGCTGGGGTGGCAGCTTTGGCGTGCAAGGACAGGCTATCTATTACCTGCGTGATGTCCTGACACCGGCTATCCTCGACGCGTCAGTCAGTTATGGCAGCGGCGGCACAAAAACCCGACGCACCGCCTGGGCTGATATGCTGTTTGCCAGCCGTGAATTTGGCCGCCTTCAGGACAGGCGCACGTTAACCAATCAGTCAATGATTGCCAGCAACAGTATCTACTTTGCCAATAAAGGCCTGCTGGTGTTAAACGACCGCCGGGCATTCGCTGAAAAAACGGCACAACGTTACATCAGAGAGGCGGTGGGCCTGCTGCCCTGGACGGGAAATGACCTGCCGGATGGCGGTGGCCGTGCGCCTTACGGCAGTGCCTATTATCAGGTGACGGATAAGGGCCAAACCCGTGAATGGGGATATGTCGGTGCGGGTTATGGCGAATTGCAGTCCTATCTGGCGGAATATGTTCGCGTGACCGGTAGCGATGATTTTCGCCAGCAAATGGTGAAAATGGCAAAGGCGCGGGCACCGTTTCGCCGCCCGGCTATCGATGTTGTGAATGGCAATAATTATCGGGCAATGGAGGCGATAGGCTTACTGGCCTGGCGCGGTGCGCATGAAAGTGACGGTAATTTTGCCGGTTATATCGCCTATGTTGACTCGCTCAATACCAATGAACGGGCAAAAGGGTTGCGGGTTGCTGCGGCCAGTAACGATGCCACGCTCATCGGTTATGCCAAACAAATGCTTGAAGATGGGCAGTTTTTTGCCAGCCTGAGCGGGGCGGAGTCGGCGTTTGAAGCGCTGGATGTGTTTGCTGATTACCAAACCATTAAAACCGCCAGCGACAGCGGCGCACGTTTGCCGATGACTGACGGCCAGCCTGATTTTGCCTGGGTGGATGAAGACAATGCCATCGTTGCATTGAAAAAAGGTGATGAGCGCCTGTGGTTAAGCGCTTACTGGCAGGCTAAAGCGGGGACGGGTATCAATGCTCTGGCGCGTTTTCACTTTAGTACGCCGGGGTATGATCAGTACGGCGTGCTGGAAACCACACCGCTTTTTCGCGCGACCACCAGTTATACCCGCGCCAATATGATAGATAAACCAGAACAGAATCAGTATGTGCCGCCCAATGCGCCCAACAATGCGTATGCCGGAGAGATTCTGCCGTTGGGTGCGACGCCATCGGACGCCTCCGTCAGCGATCCCTTCCGGGGTAAGGCGGATTTCTATGCCTTACGCTTTGGCCACTACCTGATGGGGCTTAACGTCAGTAGCCGCAACAGTTATCCGCTAAAAACACCGGTTGGTTTTAATGCCGCACAGGATTTGGTATCACAGCGCACCCAGTCCGGCACCATCACCGTTGCGCCACGCAGCAGTGTGGTGTTGTATCTGGAGAGTACCCGTGATGCGGCACCGGTACCGGCGACCCCGCTCTACCTCAAAGCACAAACCAGCGCAGGGGTGACAACGTTATCGTGGTCGGCCGCCTCTGGCGCGACACGTTACGCTGTCCAGCGCTCCGGCAGCGAGGCGGGGAATTATCAGACTATCGCGACCGTGACGACCAATACCTACAGTGATAACGTGACTGCCCCTTCCGGCGGCTATTACTACCGCGTGGTGGCGGTGAATGATAAGGGAGAAAGTTACCCTTCCATGTGGAGCCATCCCTGA
- the bhsA gene encoding multiple stress resistance protein BhsA — protein sequence MNMKTLFAAIVLSTLSAGSFAATEVQYPQGQEVGSVSATANTLDSLQAKLAAKADAAGAKSFQITAVQGDDTLHGNAVLFK from the coding sequence ATGAACATGAAAACTCTTTTTGCTGCCATCGTACTGAGCACCCTGTCTGCAGGTTCTTTCGCTGCGACCGAAGTACAGTACCCACAGGGCCAGGAAGTCGGCAGTGTTTCTGCTACTGCCAACACGCTGGATAGCCTGCAAGCGAAACTGGCTGCCAAAGCGGATGCCGCCGGTGCTAAATCTTTTCAGATAACTGCCGTTCAGGGCGACGATACGCTGCATGGCAATGCGGTTCTGTTTAAATAA